A portion of the Streptococcus urinalis 2285-97 genome contains these proteins:
- a CDS encoding GNAT family N-acetyltransferase — MELRRPTADDEMAIIEMIHEFESHESPHDGGFWNSDEFDYTTWLENNMKSEAGIDIADGWVPAIQLVAFVDQKAIGFLNLRLRLNDFLYEKGGHIGYSVRPSERQKGYAKEMLRQALVLASQKNINPVLVTCHVDNLASRAVILSNYGIFDSTIEETERYWIDTE, encoded by the coding sequence ATGGAATTAAGAAGACCAACAGCTGATGATGAAATGGCTATTATAGAAATGATTCATGAGTTTGAAAGTCATGAAAGTCCTCATGATGGTGGTTTTTGGAATTCTGATGAATTTGATTATACGACTTGGTTAGAGAATAATATGAAAAGTGAAGCCGGTATTGATATAGCTGACGGGTGGGTTCCAGCTATACAATTAGTTGCTTTTGTGGATCAAAAAGCAATTGGCTTTTTAAATCTAAGACTCAGATTGAATGATTTTCTTTATGAAAAAGGTGGTCATATTGGTTACAGTGTCAGACCAAGTGAACGTCAAAAAGGATATGCTAAGGAAATGTTAAGACAAGCGTTGGTATTAGCAAGTCAAAAAAATATTAATCCAGTACTAGTCACTTGTCATGTTGACAATCTTGCCAGTAGGGCAGTAATACTAAGTAATTATGGTATTTTTGACAGTACTATTGAGGAAACGGAACGATACTGGATAGATACTGAGTAG
- the treC gene encoding alpha,alpha-phosphotrehalase, protein MTIDKRKVVYQIYPKSYKDTTGNGVGDLRGIIEKLPYLKELGIDMVWLNPFYPSPQRDNGYDISDYTAVNPDFGTMEDFEEMIAKGRQYGIEFMLDMVLNHCSTEHEWLKKALAGDPYYQDFFILRDQPTDWVSKFGGNAWAPFGDTGKYYLHLFDITQADLNWRNPNVREELFKVVNFWRDKGVKGFRFDVINLIGKDAELKDCPINDGKPAYTDRPITHDFLKMLNNASFGEDDSFMTVGEMSATTIENCILYTAPEREELSMAFNFHHLKVDYQDGQKWTIMDFDFVTLRDLFHSWGEGMSQGNGWNALFYNNHDQPRALNRFVDIKNFRNEGATMLAASIHLSRGTPYIYMGEEIGMIDPDYDSMSDYVDIESLNAYQILLDQGKSSEEAFTIIKAKSRDNARTPMQWDDSQNAGFTSATPWLKPAKSYQDINVQNEKNGKIFPFYQRLIQLRKDLPIIAEGDYKAAYKDSKSVYAFERQLNDQHLLVLNNFYGEVISLDLPEEYQNGSVLISNYEDIKPIGKQIELQPYQTIAISNK, encoded by the coding sequence ATGACAATAGATAAACGAAAAGTTGTATATCAAATTTATCCAAAATCTTATAAAGATACAACAGGAAATGGTGTTGGTGATCTCAGAGGTATTATTGAAAAATTGCCATATTTAAAAGAGCTAGGTATTGATATGGTTTGGCTAAATCCCTTTTATCCAAGTCCACAACGTGATAATGGCTATGATATTTCAGATTACACAGCGGTGAACCCTGATTTTGGTACAATGGAAGACTTTGAAGAGATGATTGCCAAAGGACGTCAATATGGTATTGAATTCATGCTTGATATGGTTTTGAATCATTGTTCAACAGAACATGAATGGTTAAAAAAAGCACTAGCTGGGGATCCCTATTATCAAGATTTCTTTATCTTAAGAGATCAACCGACAGATTGGGTTTCTAAATTTGGTGGAAATGCTTGGGCACCATTTGGAGATACTGGAAAATATTATCTACACCTTTTTGACATTACACAAGCAGATTTAAATTGGCGTAACCCAAATGTTCGTGAGGAATTATTTAAAGTCGTCAATTTCTGGCGTGATAAAGGTGTCAAAGGTTTTCGATTTGATGTGATTAACTTAATCGGAAAAGATGCTGAATTAAAAGATTGTCCAATTAATGATGGAAAACCGGCATATACAGATAGACCAATTACGCATGACTTTTTGAAAATGCTGAATAATGCCAGTTTTGGTGAAGATGATTCATTTATGACTGTAGGTGAAATGTCAGCAACTACGATTGAAAATTGTATTTTGTATACCGCACCAGAACGTGAAGAGTTGTCAATGGCCTTTAATTTCCATCATTTGAAGGTTGATTATCAAGATGGACAAAAATGGACCATTATGGATTTTGATTTTGTAACCTTACGTGATTTATTCCACTCATGGGGTGAAGGCATGAGTCAAGGAAATGGTTGGAATGCACTCTTTTATAATAATCATGACCAACCACGAGCACTAAATCGTTTCGTAGATATCAAAAACTTCAGAAATGAAGGTGCAACGATGTTAGCTGCTTCGATTCATTTATCTCGTGGAACACCTTATATCTACATGGGTGAAGAAATTGGGATGATAGACCCAGATTATGATTCAATGTCTGATTATGTTGACATTGAAAGTCTAAATGCCTATCAAATCCTTTTAGACCAAGGAAAGAGTTCTGAAGAAGCTTTTACTATTATCAAAGCAAAATCAAGAGATAATGCTAGAACACCTATGCAATGGGATGATAGTCAAAACGCTGGATTTACAAGTGCTACACCTTGGCTAAAACCAGCAAAAAGTTATCAAGATATCAATGTTCAAAACGAAAAAAATGGGAAAATCTTCCCATTCTATCAACGTTTAATTCAATTGCGTAAAGATTTACCAATCATTGCTGAAGGCGATTACAAAGCTGCTTATAAAGATAGCAAATCTGTCTATGCCTTTGAACGTCAGCTTAATGACCAACACTTACTTGTGTTAAATAATTTTTATGGCGAAGTTATTTCACTAGACCTTCCAGAAGAATATCAAAATGGTTCAGTTTTGATTTCAAATTATGAAGATATAAAACCAATTGGTAAGCAAATTGAATTGCAACCTTATCAAACTATAGCAATTAGTAATAAATAA
- the nrdG gene encoding anaerobic ribonucleoside-triphosphate reductase activating protein encodes MKQENWNNPKAKEWKSQELSQGRVIDYKAFNFVDGEGVRNSLYVSGCMFHCKGCYNAATWSFKAGIPYTQELENQIMEDLAQPYVQGLTLLGGEPFLNTGILIPLIKRVRKELPTKDIWSWTGYTWEELMNETDDKLEMLHLIDILVDGRFDITKKNLMLQFRGSSNQRIIDVQKSLSSKEVIIWDKLNDGETHFEQVSHHL; translated from the coding sequence ATGAAACAAGAGAATTGGAATAATCCTAAAGCAAAAGAATGGAAATCTCAAGAACTTAGTCAGGGACGTGTTATAGATTATAAAGCATTTAATTTTGTTGATGGCGAAGGAGTACGCAATTCATTATATGTTTCGGGCTGTATGTTTCACTGTAAAGGATGTTACAATGCTGCGACTTGGTCCTTTAAAGCAGGAATTCCATATACTCAAGAACTAGAAAATCAGATCATGGAAGATTTAGCACAACCTTATGTCCAAGGTCTAACCCTACTAGGTGGTGAACCTTTTTTGAATACTGGTATTTTAATCCCATTAATTAAAAGAGTTCGAAAGGAATTACCAACTAAAGATATCTGGTCTTGGACTGGATATACTTGGGAAGAATTAATGAATGAAACTGATGATAAATTGGAGATGCTACATTTAATTGATATATTGGTTGATGGTCGGTTTGATATTACAAAAAAGAATTTAATGCTTCAATTTAGAGGTTCATCTAATCAACGTATAATAGATGTTCAAAAATCTTTATCATCTAAAGAAGTCATCATTTGGGATAAATTGAATGATGGAGAGACACATTTTGAGCAAGTTTCTCACCATCTTTAA
- the nrdD gene encoding anaerobic ribonucleoside-triphosphate reductase yields the protein MMILEKEDIKLQPSIKVIKRDGRLVDFDTNKIYSALLKASIKVDKMSPLLETKLKAISERVVSEIANRFNDDIKIYEIQNIVEHELLSANEYAIANEYIQYRTKRDFARSQATDINFSIDKLLNKDQTVVNENANKDSDVFNTQRDLTAGIVGKSIGLKMLPAHVANAHQKGDIHYHDLDYSPYTPMTNCCLIDFKGMLANGFKIGNAEVESPKSIQTATAQISQIIANVASSQYGGCTADRIDEFLAPYAELNYQKHLKDAEKWVSEELREQYAREKTQKDIYDAMQSLEYEINTLFTSNGQTPFTSLGFGLGTSWFEREIQKSILTIRIKGLGSEHRTAIFPKLIFTVKRGLNLEPGSPNYDIKQLAIECATKRMYPDMLSYDKIISLTGSFKAPMGCRSFLQGWKDENGQEINSGRMNLGVVTINLPRIAMESNGDMDKFWTIFSERMQIGKDALVYRVERVKEATPANAPILYQYGAFGKRLAKIDNVDELFKNRRATVSLGYIGLYEVATVFYGGQWESNQDAKNFTVEIVKQMKDLCESWSQEYGYHFSVYSTPSESLTDRFCRLDTEKFGIVEDITDKEYYTNSFHYDVRKNPTPFEKLDFESIYPESGASGGFIHYCEYPVLQQNPKALEAVWDYAYDRVGYLGTNTPIDKCYKCQFEGDFTPTERGFTCPNCGNSDPKTVDVVKRTCGYLGNPQARPMVNGRHKEISARVKHMNGSTIKYPGL from the coding sequence ATGATGATACTTGAAAAAGAAGATATAAAATTACAGCCTAGTATAAAAGTCATTAAACGTGACGGCAGATTAGTTGATTTTGATACTAATAAAATTTACAGTGCTCTGTTGAAGGCTAGTATAAAAGTTGATAAGATGTCTCCTCTGTTAGAAACAAAATTAAAAGCTATTTCTGAGCGAGTTGTATCAGAAATTGCAAACCGATTTAACGATGATATCAAAATTTATGAAATTCAAAACATTGTTGAACATGAATTATTATCAGCAAATGAATATGCCATAGCTAATGAATATATTCAATACCGTACTAAACGTGATTTTGCTCGTAGTCAAGCAACTGATATTAATTTTTCTATTGATAAATTATTAAATAAAGATCAAACGGTTGTTAATGAGAATGCTAATAAAGATAGTGATGTCTTTAATACACAAAGAGATTTAACAGCTGGAATTGTAGGTAAATCAATTGGATTAAAAATGCTCCCTGCTCATGTTGCTAATGCACATCAAAAAGGAGATATACATTATCATGATTTGGATTATAGTCCTTATACACCGATGACCAATTGTTGTTTGATTGATTTTAAAGGGATGTTAGCAAATGGATTTAAAATAGGGAATGCCGAAGTGGAAAGCCCAAAATCAATTCAAACTGCGACAGCACAAATTTCTCAAATTATTGCTAATGTTGCCTCTAGTCAGTATGGTGGTTGTACGGCAGACCGTATTGATGAATTCTTGGCACCATATGCAGAGTTGAACTATCAGAAGCATCTAAAAGATGCAGAAAAATGGGTCTCTGAAGAATTAAGAGAACAATATGCAAGGGAAAAAACACAAAAAGACATTTATGATGCAATGCAGTCTCTTGAATATGAAATCAATACTTTGTTTACTTCTAATGGACAAACCCCATTTACTTCCCTAGGTTTTGGACTGGGAACAAGCTGGTTTGAGAGAGAAATCCAAAAATCAATATTGACTATTCGTATTAAAGGATTAGGGAGTGAACATCGGACTGCTATTTTTCCAAAATTAATTTTTACAGTTAAACGAGGATTAAATTTAGAACCAGGTTCACCAAACTATGATATCAAGCAACTGGCAATTGAATGTGCGACTAAACGTATGTATCCAGATATGTTGTCTTACGACAAAATAATCTCTTTAACAGGTTCATTTAAAGCACCGATGGGATGTCGTTCTTTCTTACAAGGTTGGAAGGATGAAAATGGTCAAGAAATTAATTCTGGAAGAATGAATCTCGGAGTTGTAACGATTAATTTACCAAGAATTGCTATGGAATCAAATGGTGATATGGATAAATTCTGGACTATTTTCTCAGAACGTATGCAAATTGGAAAAGATGCTTTAGTCTATCGAGTAGAAAGAGTTAAAGAAGCAACTCCGGCAAACGCACCTATCTTGTATCAGTATGGCGCATTTGGAAAAAGATTAGCTAAAATAGATAATGTTGATGAACTTTTCAAAAATAGAAGAGCTACGGTTTCATTAGGTTATATAGGTTTATATGAAGTTGCAACCGTTTTTTATGGTGGACAATGGGAATCTAACCAAGACGCTAAGAATTTTACAGTTGAAATTGTTAAACAAATGAAAGACTTATGTGAATCATGGTCACAAGAATATGGCTATCATTTTTCAGTTTATTCAACACCATCTGAAAGTTTAACAGATCGTTTTTGCCGACTAGATACTGAGAAATTTGGAATTGTGGAAGATATAACAGATAAAGAATACTATACCAATTCTTTCCATTACGATGTTCGCAAAAATCCAACACCTTTTGAAAAGTTAGATTTTGAAAGTATATATCCTGAGTCTGGCGCGTCAGGTGGTTTTATACACTATTGTGAATACCCCGTTTTACAACAAAATCCAAAAGCATTAGAAGCAGTTTGGGATTATGCTTATGATAGAGTTGGCTATTTAGGAACGAATACTCCAATTGATAAATGTTATAAATGCCAATTTGAGGGAGATTTTACACCAACTGAAAGAGGATTTACTTGCCCAAATTGTGGGAACAGTGATCCTAAAACAGTAGATGTTGTTAAAAGAACTTGTGGTTATCTTGGTAATCCTCAAGCAAGACCAATGGTTAATGGTCGCCATAAAGAAATTTCTGCGCGTGTAAAACATATGAACGGATCAACTATAAAATATCCAGGCCTCTAA
- the yaaA gene encoding peroxide stress protein YaaA encodes MITFLIPTAKELSNTQSIEKTTLPLAKKTKELIDEMSSFSVDKLQKGYKIKEEAAKTEKQRWELLAQRQNQSFPALSLFNGLMYRHINRDNLSSIERQFLNKHVFITSSLYGIIPALFPIAPHRLDFHNAFKIHDKRLSQLWREDYDHFAAQQDTIVSLLSSEFESVFSPNISAKFIRVKFYEEKEGQLKSHSTISKKGRGDLLTQILTKQIQTLDELRAISFEGYTYSVEKSTPKELIYLKKGN; translated from the coding sequence ATGATTACATTTCTAATACCGACCGCAAAAGAACTTTCTAATACACAGTCTATTGAAAAAACAACTCTACCTTTAGCGAAAAAAACAAAAGAACTCATCGATGAGATGAGTTCCTTTTCTGTGGATAAGCTACAAAAAGGATATAAGATAAAAGAGGAGGCTGCTAAAACCGAAAAACAGAGATGGGAACTTTTGGCTCAGAGACAAAATCAATCTTTTCCGGCACTATCACTCTTTAATGGACTAATGTATCGTCATATCAATAGAGATAACTTATCATCAATAGAGAGACAATTCCTCAATAAACATGTTTTTATCACTTCTTCACTTTATGGCATCATTCCAGCTTTATTTCCAATTGCACCACATCGACTAGATTTTCATAATGCTTTTAAAATACATGATAAACGGTTATCACAATTATGGCGAGAAGACTATGATCATTTTGCAGCACAACAAGATACCATTGTATCTCTTTTATCTTCAGAATTTGAATCTGTTTTCTCACCTAATATATCAGCAAAATTTATTAGAGTAAAGTTTTATGAAGAAAAAGAAGGACAACTAAAATCACACTCAACCATTTCTAAGAAAGGTCGTGGCGACCTCCTAACTCAAATCCTCACAAAACAAATTCAAACATTAGATGAACTCAGAGCTATTTCTTTTGAAGGTTACACTTATTCTGTTGAAAAATCGACACCAAAAGAGCTAATATATTTAAAAAAAGGGAATTAA
- the treR gene encoding trehalose operon repressor, with protein MKKYQHIYQQIETDILTENYKDGDFLPTEHDLSQKYKVSRDTIRKALKLLENTGLITKTQGRGSQITKNERILFPVAELTSYQELVATFSMNSKTNVIAIDKVIIDESLAKITGFRLHQIVWRVTRQRVVDGIASVLDIDYLDKELIPKMTREIAEHSIYAYLESDLGLPIDFALKEITIDHISDKDKILLDLGSENHVVSVKSKVYLSNNQQFQFTESRHKLEKFKFIDMARRHPK; from the coding sequence ATGAAAAAATACCAACACATTTACCAACAAATTGAAACAGATATCCTGACAGAAAACTATAAAGATGGTGATTTTCTACCAACTGAACATGACTTAAGTCAAAAGTATAAGGTCAGTCGAGATACTATTCGAAAAGCTTTAAAATTACTTGAAAACACTGGTTTAATTACTAAAACTCAAGGGAGAGGAAGTCAAATAACCAAAAATGAACGAATCTTATTTCCTGTTGCTGAACTAACAAGTTACCAAGAGTTAGTAGCTACATTTAGTATGAATTCTAAGACGAATGTGATTGCTATCGACAAAGTCATTATTGATGAATCACTTGCTAAAATAACTGGGTTTAGACTACATCAAATCGTTTGGCGTGTCACTCGTCAACGTGTTGTTGATGGCATTGCATCTGTTCTTGATATTGATTACCTTGATAAAGAATTAATTCCAAAAATGACCAGAGAAATAGCTGAACACTCCATTTATGCTTATCTAGAATCAGATTTGGGGTTACCCATCGATTTTGCTTTAAAGGAAATCACAATTGATCATATTTCTGATAAAGACAAAATCTTGCTTGACCTTGGTAGTGAAAATCATGTTGTCTCTGTCAAATCAAAAGTATACTTATCAAATAACCAACAATTTCAGTTTACTGAAAGTCGTCATAAGTTAGAAAAATTCAAATTTATTGATATGGCAAGACGTCACCCAAAATAG
- the treP gene encoding PTS system trehalose-specific EIIBC component, whose protein sequence is MGKYENDARQLLESVGGKENIKAVTHCATRMRFVLNDNDKANVKAIEKLSSVKGTFTNAGQFQVIIGNDVPIFYNDFTAVSGIEGVSKEAAKSAAKSNQNPIQRVMTMLAEIFTPIIPAIIVGGLILGFRNVIDSVPMGFLHGKTIVEVSQFWSGVDAFLWLPGEAIFHFLPVGITWSVTRKMGTTQILGIVLGICLVSPQLLNAYSVASTPASEIAKKWVWDFGYFTVNRIGYQAQVIPALLAGLSLSYLEIFWRKRIPEVISMIFVPFLSLVPAIILAHTVLGPIGWTIGKGISFVVLAGLTGPVKWLFGAIFGALYAPLVITGLHHMTNAIDTQLIADTATSTTGLWPMIALSNIAQGSAVFAFYFMNRKDERAAEVSLAATISAYLGVTEPALFGVNLKYVYPFVAGMIGSGIAGLLSTSMNVQANAIGVGGLPGFISINTKYMLQFFICMIVAIVVPFLLTFFFRKSGIMTKVEDEEKQDDLLQEDTVTPVSSPVTKETQSLKETIIKSPLTGQVKPLSDAVDPVFAQGVMGKGVLLQPTNGELVSPVDGQITVLFPTKHAIGLVTNDGLELLMHIGMDTVNLDGKGFTAHVKQGDLVSAGQKLISFDIAAISEEGYPTETPLVITNQEDYNLDYVIELPNQVTVGQEVMTVKSS, encoded by the coding sequence ATGGGTAAATATGAAAATGATGCTCGCCAATTACTAGAGTCAGTTGGTGGGAAAGAAAATATTAAGGCAGTTACACATTGTGCAACGCGTATGCGCTTTGTCTTAAATGATAATGATAAAGCAAATGTCAAAGCAATTGAAAAATTGTCTTCTGTAAAAGGAACTTTTACTAATGCAGGTCAATTCCAAGTTATTATTGGTAATGATGTTCCAATTTTCTACAATGATTTTACAGCAGTTTCAGGAATTGAGGGCGTCTCAAAAGAAGCAGCAAAATCTGCAGCAAAAAGTAATCAAAATCCAATTCAACGTGTTATGACGATGCTGGCTGAAATCTTCACACCAATTATTCCAGCAATTATTGTTGGTGGTTTGATTTTAGGTTTTAGAAATGTCATTGATAGTGTTCCAATGGGATTTTTACATGGAAAAACGATTGTTGAAGTTTCTCAATTTTGGTCTGGTGTAGATGCCTTCTTATGGCTACCAGGGGAAGCTATTTTCCATTTCTTACCTGTAGGAATTACTTGGTCAGTAACACGAAAAATGGGGACAACACAGATTTTAGGTATTGTTTTGGGGATCTGTTTAGTTTCACCTCAATTATTGAATGCCTATTCTGTTGCTAGCACGCCTGCATCAGAAATTGCTAAAAAATGGGTATGGGACTTTGGTTATTTTACTGTTAATCGTATTGGCTATCAAGCTCAAGTTATTCCAGCTTTATTAGCAGGTCTATCTCTTTCTTACTTAGAAATCTTTTGGCGTAAACGTATTCCAGAAGTGATATCAATGATATTTGTACCATTCCTATCTTTAGTTCCCGCTATTATCTTAGCACATACTGTTTTGGGACCAATTGGATGGACAATTGGTAAAGGTATTTCATTTGTTGTTCTTGCTGGTCTTACTGGTCCAGTTAAATGGTTATTTGGTGCTATTTTTGGTGCCCTATATGCGCCACTTGTTATTACTGGTTTACACCATATGACAAACGCCATTGATACACAATTGATTGCTGATACTGCAACAAGTACTACGGGTCTTTGGCCAATGATTGCTTTATCAAATATTGCTCAAGGTTCTGCCGTTTTTGCCTTCTACTTTATGAATCGTAAAGACGAACGTGCTGCAGAAGTATCACTTGCTGCAACTATCTCAGCATATCTTGGTGTCACTGAACCAGCACTTTTTGGGGTTAACTTGAAATACGTTTACCCATTTGTAGCTGGTATGATTGGTTCAGGTATTGCAGGTCTTTTATCGACATCTATGAATGTACAAGCTAATGCTATTGGTGTTGGTGGTTTACCAGGATTTATCTCAATTAATACAAAATACATGCTTCAATTTTTCATTTGTATGATTGTAGCTATAGTTGTACCATTCTTATTAACTTTCTTCTTCCGTAAGTCAGGTATTATGACAAAAGTTGAAGACGAAGAAAAACAAGATGACTTACTTCAAGAAGACACGGTTACACCAGTTTCTTCACCAGTAACAAAAGAAACTCAAAGTTTGAAAGAAACTATTATCAAAAGCCCACTAACAGGTCAAGTCAAACCATTAAGTGATGCCGTTGATCCAGTTTTTGCTCAAGGTGTTATGGGAAAAGGTGTCTTACTACAACCAACTAATGGAGAATTAGTATCACCAGTTGATGGACAAATAACAGTGTTGTTCCCAACAAAACATGCTATTGGACTGGTTACAAATGATGGTTTAGAATTATTAATGCATATTGGTATGGACACAGTTAACCTTGATGGAAAAGGATTTACTGCTCATGTTAAACAAGGTGATCTTGTAAGTGCAGGTCAAAAATTAATCTCATTTGATATTGCAGCTATTAGTGAAGAAGGTTACCCAACTGAAACACCATTAGTTATAACAAACCAAGAAGATTACAATCTTGACTATGTTATTGAATTACCAAATCAAGTGACAGTTGGTCAAGAAGTGATGACTGTAAAAAGTTCATAA
- a CDS encoding Gfo/Idh/MocA family protein: MNQKNLHWATLGTGVIANELAQALESKGQKLYSVANRTHEKGIAFAKKYGIEKVYDQIEDVFSDPEVDIIYISTPHNTHIGFLRQALSHGKHVLCEKSITLNSDELAEAIQLAKENQVILAEAMTIFHMPIYKQLSEIIDSDKLGPLKMIQLNFGSYKEYDMSNRFFNRQLAGGALLDIGVYALSFVRWFMSETPTQISSQVTLAPTGVDEQVGILLANPKGEMATIALSLHAKQPKRGTIAFDKGYIEIFEYPRGDKAIITYTEDNHQEVIEAGNTSNALAYEIADMEKAVLTNSNQMHLNYTQDVMNIMTRLRKDWKMTYPEEE; the protein is encoded by the coding sequence ATGAATCAAAAGAACTTACATTGGGCTACATTAGGGACAGGTGTTATTGCAAATGAATTAGCACAAGCTTTAGAAAGTAAAGGACAAAAACTCTACTCTGTAGCGAATAGAACACATGAAAAAGGAATTGCTTTTGCCAAAAAATATGGAATTGAAAAAGTTTATGACCAGATTGAAGATGTTTTTTCAGACCCAGAGGTTGATATCATCTACATTTCAACGCCACATAATACACATATTGGCTTTTTGAGACAAGCCTTAAGCCATGGCAAACATGTTCTTTGTGAAAAGTCGATTACACTAAATTCCGATGAGCTAGCAGAGGCTATTCAGCTAGCAAAAGAAAATCAGGTTATTTTAGCAGAAGCAATGACCATTTTTCATATGCCAATCTACAAGCAATTAAGTGAAATCATAGATTCTGATAAACTTGGTCCTTTAAAAATGATTCAGCTCAATTTTGGTAGCTATAAAGAATATGACATGTCAAATCGTTTCTTTAATCGTCAACTTGCTGGTGGTGCATTACTTGATATTGGTGTCTATGCACTTTCATTTGTTAGATGGTTTATGTCAGAAACACCCACCCAGATTAGTTCCCAAGTAACATTAGCACCAACTGGTGTTGACGAACAAGTTGGAATCCTATTAGCAAATCCTAAAGGTGAAATGGCAACCATTGCCTTGAGTCTCCATGCTAAACAACCCAAACGTGGAACAATTGCTTTTGATAAGGGGTACATTGAGATTTTTGAATACCCTAGAGGTGATAAAGCTATCATCACTTATACAGAAGATAATCACCAAGAAGTAATTGAAGCTGGTAATACCTCAAATGCCTTAGCATATGAAATTGCCGACATGGAAAAAGCTGTCTTAACAAATAGCAATCAAATGCATCTTAACTATACACAAGATGTTATGAATATTATGACAAGATTACGAAAAGACTGGAAAATGACTTATCCAGAAGAAGAATAA